The Vitis vinifera cultivar Pinot Noir 40024 chromosome 8, ASM3070453v1 genome segment GCTGAAGATTGCTCATCTATACTCCAAACCAACTTTGAGTCTCCTTACCATCTGTGTCAACTCGCACACCCCCTCTTGAAAGCATCAGGAAGAGGGAGTATCATATTCATCTCCTCTGTAGCTGGCCTGATATCCCTACCTCACATGTCTGTTTATGCCGCGACCAAAGGTATATCTTATCTATGTTTCTAGAATAGCAAAAATACTTGAAGGTCTCTGCTCAAAAGGGTTTGATTAATTTACATAGATATCATGGCTGTTTTCAGGAGCGATTAATCAAGTTACCAAGAACTTGGCATGTGAATGGGCTAAGGACAACATTCGCACAAACGCAGTTGCACCATGGACCGTTAGAACCTCCGTCAGACCTATTTTGGAGCCGgtaagataaataaatataaatcgTCCCCATCTACAGCTCTTTTATGCTGCTAATATGAATCAATACATAAATGTTCTTTATTGTAGTTGTTGTAACCACATGTCTAGCTTACATTCGAAAACTCCTCTCCTCTCCAGGACAACCCTATGGCAACCGCATATCCACAGCTACTCGCTCGAACTCCTCTCCACCGAATTGCAGAGCCTGATGAGGTGTCACCACTAGTTGCGTTCCTTTGCCTTCCTGCTGCTTCATACATCACTGGCCAAGTTATTTGTGTTGATGGTGGATTTTCAGTCAATGGTTTCTAGCCCAAAGTTATTGGCGTTGACCCATTTCGTGCCttacctgttttttttttttaatcaccgTTTATGTATCCCTTATCACTTATCAGTAATAATTTTTGGTCATTTCCCGGAATAAGACCAAAATTCAAATCCATATGAATGGGAACTCATCCTTACAAAATCTTAATCCCTTTATAAAATGCCGTTATTAGCCTCATCGCCTCATCGACTCAAAAGTCAAAGCcatattttaagaaaacaatGAGATGATACTTTCgaaatattcaatatttttattcaaagaaaATAGCGGGACCACGATGGgaatattctatatttttatcaaggcctaaaaaaaaccaactaattaccaaatttatttttttgcatatgAGACAACCAGATGAAATTTCACATCGTTGGTCCCAcgaattgtttttattaaacgTTCAATTATCATTCTCTatcaaatcataattaatttgtCTAGctagataaattaataatgcTACATAATAAGCTTTTGAAGATGGTACCAAGAGTGTGCACCTCCCCTTTTAAAAGCATTTGGGTAGAAGTATagtatttatcttttaagttGGTGTCTTAATATCACTCATTTCTATTAAGAGTCAAATTGACTAAGATTTTAGAAAGACCTAtgaatttaaaaagtatttttgaaaaagcaTTAGGTATtgaacaaaatttaagaaatatttttaaacttttgaaaaatcatttatagtattGAAATAAgtaattttagtaaaaatattttaaatagaaatactCTTAAATGTACTTTAATTCCACAACATTTAAAGGTATATTGaataatggaataataatatcGACAACCAAGTAGAATATTGCATATTAATAAATGAATCTCATATGTGATTGTTTTATATGGAGACATGAATAAAATCACAAGAGGTCTGAAACATGACCATGCAAAAGATAATATTGAGTTTATATAATTGCATCTTGGGTCATTAACACATTGCTAATTGATGATATTGAAGTAAAATTCTtaccttttatttctttatttgaaacataaaaatatttaattatgatacttaaaataacttttttcatatcagatgaaaaaaaaaaatgctaaagcatctttttgaa includes the following:
- the LOC100258048 gene encoding tropinone reductase homolog At2g29290 codes for the protein MAASEPSCRAKRWSLKGMTALITGGTRGIGYAIVEELAELGAIVHTCSRNQTELNERLQEWEGKGFRVSGSVCDLTSRAQREKLTETVSSLFEGKLNILVNNAATVALKAPTNYTAEDCSSILQTNFESPYHLCQLAHPLLKASGRGSIIFISSVAGLISLPHMSVYAATKGAINQVTKNLACEWAKDNIRTNAVAPWTVRTSVRPILEPDNPMATAYPQLLARTPLHRIAEPDEVSPLVAFLCLPAASYITGQVICVDGGFSVNGF